From one Anaerococcus prevotii DSM 20548 genomic stretch:
- a CDS encoding NAD(P)H-dependent glycerol-3-phosphate dehydrogenase, which yields MEISIIGSGSWATAIANLLSDNYDILMYARDNNVVNAINTRHINSKYFPEKILNENVRATSDIKNTLENKYIINAIPTQSIRNVYENLGPFFDESKVIINLSKGLELKTHFRISEILEDVLGDINYAIVSGPSHAEEVIKEMPTTLVCASNDINLAKDIQDIFNRDYFRVYTSTDVIGVEIGGSIKNILAFGIGMADGLSYGDNSKAALITRGIHEMERFATSFGASEKTINGLAGIGDLIVTATSNLSRNNRAGRLIGEGYSIEESIAKVNMVVEGIPTTRAVYELSKEKNIEMPITYEIYKVLFEGKSAHQSVKDLMGRDLKNEY from the coding sequence ATGGAAATATCGATAATAGGTTCAGGAAGCTGGGCTACTGCTATTGCAAATCTTCTAAGCGACAATTATGATATTCTCATGTATGCCAGGGATAATAATGTAGTTAATGCTATTAATACAAGGCATATCAATTCAAAATATTTTCCAGAAAAAATATTAAATGAAAATGTAAGAGCAACATCGGATATCAAAAACACTTTAGAAAACAAGTATATAATTAATGCAATTCCAACTCAAAGTATCAGAAATGTTTACGAAAATCTAGGCCCTTTCTTTGATGAGAGTAAGGTTATAATCAATTTATCTAAAGGACTTGAGCTTAAAACTCACTTTAGGATATCAGAAATATTGGAAGATGTATTAGGAGATATTAATTACGCTATTGTGAGCGGTCCATCCCATGCAGAAGAAGTAATAAAAGAGATGCCAACTACACTTGTTTGTGCATCAAATGATATAAATCTAGCCAAGGATATTCAAGATATTTTTAATAGAGATTACTTTAGGGTATATACATCTACAGATGTTATTGGAGTAGAGATAGGAGGAAGTATCAAGAATATACTTGCCTTTGGCATAGGAATGGCCGATGGCTTATCTTATGGAGATAACTCTAAGGCTGCTCTTATAACAAGGGGGATTCATGAAATGGAAAGATTTGCCACTAGCTTTGGCGCGAGTGAGAAGACTATAAACGGTCTTGCTGGAATTGGTGATCTTATTGTTACGGCTACTAGTAATCTTTCTCGAAACAATAGGGCTGGAAGACTTATCGGTGAAGGATATAGCATTGAAGAGAGCATAGCTAAGGTAAATATGGTCGTAGAAGGTATACCTACTACTCGAGCAGTCTATGAACTTTCTAAAGAAAAAAATATTGAAATGCCTATTACTTATGAAATCTATAAGGTTTTATTTGAAGGAAAGTCAGCTCATCAATCTGTTAAGGATTTGATGGGAAGAGACTTAAAAAATGAATATTAA
- a CDS encoding SoxR reducing system RseC family protein produces the protein MDTVRKEGIVIDNNKGNLKVQIFRNGACGACAAKGSCAEKKTTEIELFSYEDLKRGDHVIIEGSSSEVSKLTATVYIVPVVMMLVGALIPNIFLKNTSMDINLLTLISVAIFFAISIIFMKKLDKNVKNRNMMRVRKA, from the coding sequence ATGGATACAGTTAGAAAAGAAGGAATAGTGATCGATAATAACAAAGGCAATCTAAAAGTACAGATTTTTAGAAATGGGGCCTGTGGAGCATGTGCTGCCAAAGGCTCTTGTGCTGAGAAGAAAACTACAGAAATTGAACTTTTCTCATATGAAGATTTAAAAAGAGGCGATCATGTAATTATTGAAGGATCTTCAAGTGAAGTAAGCAAATTAACAGCTACTGTCTATATTGTCCCAGTAGTTATGATGTTGGTGGGAGCTCTTATTCCTAATATATTTCTAAAAAACACATCTATGGATATTAACCTATTGACTTTAATATCAGTAGCAATATTTTTCGCTATATCAATTATTTTTATGAAGAAACTAGATAAAAATGTAAAGAATAGAAATATGATGAGAGTGAGAAAGGCATAA
- a CDS encoding YlmH/Sll1252 family protein produces the protein MSLEYNLNFVKDKAKKSNIKKAISILERGFYTKQEVSSFFLDPFERKVIKDIARINNIDIVFVGANDKCERKIFVANYYYLPIEESNYIKVLSFDSSDIKHPDVLGALIHMGIDRNSIGDISILEDSVEFVVLEEEADFIKYNLSRIKREGIDIEIKEECKLNKAIEDYILSTSFISSLRLDNIVSSLVNTSRSKAKDLINNRLVKVDHQTITDPSYNVDEGAILSIRKEGRFIFDRIKGLSKKGNYHIEYRKLI, from the coding sequence ATGAGTTTAGAATATAATTTGAACTTTGTTAAGGACAAAGCTAAGAAATCCAACATTAAGAAGGCTATATCTATATTGGAGAGAGGTTTTTACACCAAGCAAGAAGTCTCTAGTTTCTTTCTCGACCCCTTTGAGAGGAAAGTTATAAAAGATATAGCCAGAATTAATAATATAGATATAGTATTTGTTGGTGCTAATGATAAATGTGAAAGAAAAATCTTTGTAGCAAATTACTATTATCTCCCTATAGAAGAGAGTAATTATATAAAAGTTCTTAGTTTTGACAGTAGTGATATCAAGCATCCTGATGTATTAGGTGCCTTAATCCATATGGGAATTGATAGAAATAGTATTGGTGATATATCTATATTAGAAGATTCCGTAGAATTTGTTGTATTGGAAGAAGAAGCAGATTTTATTAAGTATAATTTAAGTAGGATAAAAAGAGAAGGCATAGACATTGAAATTAAAGAGGAATGTAAATTGAATAAAGCAATAGAAGACTATATTTTATCTACTAGCTTTATTTCTTCATTAAGACTAGATAATATAGTATCTAGCCTAGTAAATACTTCCAGGTCTAAGGCTAAGGATTTGATAAATAATAGGCTTGTGAAGGTTGATCATCAAACGATAACAGATCCGAGCTATAATGTAGATGAAGGAGCTATCTTATCGATTAGAAAAGAAGGAAGATTTATCTTTGATAGGATAAAAGGACTTAGCAAGAAGGGGAACTATCACATAGAATATAGGAAATTAATATGA
- the plsY gene encoding glycerol-3-phosphate 1-O-acyltransferase PlsY: MIALIVILSYILGSIPFGFIIGKVIFKTDLRKLGSGNVGATNALRNFGRLAGFTTFLFDFLKGSLACYLGEKFGGELGQALAMFFVVIGHMYSFILKFKSGKGVATSFGALLQIDYRFALVLLTIFIVLVLIFRIVSLSSIITAVIAAILAVFTYKLSYISLAIILIASMVVYKHKDNIRRLKLGEEKKIF, encoded by the coding sequence ATGATTGCACTGATTGTTATATTATCTTATATATTAGGATCAATACCTTTTGGTTTTATAATAGGAAAGGTAATTTTTAAGACTGATCTAAGAAAGCTCGGATCAGGTAATGTTGGAGCCACTAACGCCTTAAGAAATTTTGGTAGACTTGCTGGCTTTACAACCTTTCTTTTTGATTTTCTAAAAGGAAGCCTTGCTTGCTATTTAGGAGAAAAATTCGGGGGAGAACTAGGTCAAGCTTTAGCTATGTTTTTCGTAGTTATAGGACATATGTATAGCTTTATACTCAAGTTTAAGTCTGGAAAGGGAGTTGCTACATCTTTTGGTGCACTTCTTCAGATAGATTATAGATTTGCCCTAGTTCTTTTGACAATATTTATTGTATTGGTACTTATATTTAGGATTGTTTCTCTATCATCAATAATAACAGCAGTGATTGCAGCAATTCTTGCAGTTTTCACCTACAAGTTAAGCTATATTTCTCTAGCTATTATTTTGATAGCTAGCATGGTTGTTTACAAACACAAGGATAATATTAGAAGGTTAAAACTCGGAGAAGAGAAGAAAATATTTTAA
- the lspA gene encoding signal peptidase II has product MIYLVIIILGLVIDRLTKIYAVNNLMGKNIDGKVFNLTYLENRGAAFGILQDKRLIFIILTTAIVIYLLYYFIKNIKTSPMILNLSLAMIISGAIGNFYDRLIQGYVVDFLEFSFVQFPVFNVADILVTAGCALMIIYILLHGDK; this is encoded by the coding sequence ATGATATATTTAGTAATTATAATATTGGGTCTTGTAATTGATAGGCTCACAAAAATTTATGCAGTTAACAACTTAATGGGAAAAAATATTGATGGAAAGGTCTTTAATTTAACCTACCTTGAAAATAGAGGAGCGGCTTTTGGAATCTTACAAGATAAGAGATTGATATTTATTATACTTACAACTGCAATTGTTATATATTTGCTTTATTATTTTATTAAAAATATAAAGACAAGCCCTATGATCCTCAATTTATCGCTAGCGATGATTATATCTGGAGCTATAGGTAACTTCTATGATAGGCTTATCCAAGGATATGTAGTAGATTTTTTAGAGTTTTCTTTTGTACAATTTCCAGTATTTAATGTTGCAGATATTTTGGTAACAGCAGGATGCGCTCTAATGATTATTTATATTCTCTTACATGGAGATAAATAA
- a CDS encoding cell division protein SepF, giving the protein MLDRFKEFIGIDDKYDDYDEDQLYYDDLEEETKEESKDKSEKNETYKSYFSDSSYKSEESDESFKPSFIDSFKDNSSFKSSKSSRRGDNVVKMSDKNFAGSSSMRISIQEPLDYETDAPKVIDDILNKKVVVLNLEMVESDTRRQIFDFVSGAVYALSGTVEKVTKGIFVISPNGIQIDPAVTDQISEGNYNQL; this is encoded by the coding sequence ATGTTAGATAGGTTTAAAGAATTTATAGGTATTGATGACAAATACGATGATTACGATGAGGATCAGTTGTATTACGACGATCTAGAAGAAGAAACAAAAGAAGAGAGTAAAGATAAATCTGAGAAGAATGAAACATATAAATCATATTTTTCAGACTCAAGCTATAAGAGCGAAGAAAGTGATGAAAGTTTTAAGCCATCTTTTATAGATAGCTTCAAGGATAATTCTTCATTCAAGAGTTCTAAATCATCAAGAAGAGGAGACAATGTAGTAAAAATGAGTGATAAAAATTTTGCTGGATCAAGTTCAATGAGAATTTCGATTCAAGAACCATTAGATTATGAAACAGACGCACCAAAAGTTATTGATGATATCCTTAACAAGAAGGTAGTTGTCCTAAACTTAGAGATGGTTGAATCAGATACAAGAAGACAAATCTTTGACTTCGTAAGTGGTGCTGTATATGCCTTAAGCGGTACGGTTGAAAAAGTTACAAAAGGAATATTTGTTATTAGCCCAAACGGCATACAAATAGATCCGGCTGTTACTGATCAAATATCTGAAGGAAATTATAATCAATTATAG
- the glyA gene encoding serine hydroxymethyltransferase: MNYSEIEKFDSEVYHALTKELERQERNIELIASENYVSKAILEADGSILTNKYAEGLPGRRYYGGCENIDIIEQLAIDRAKALFGADHVNVQAHSGSDANSAAYFALLEDGDKVLSMNLNEGGHLSHGSKVNHSGKRYNFYHYGVDLDTGCIDYEQVLELARDIKPKLIVCGASAYPREIDFKKFKEIADEVGALLMADIAHIAGLVVCGEHMSPVDYCDVVTTTTHKTLRGPRSGIILCKEKWAKKIDKAVFPGLQGGPLEHIIAAKAIGFKQNLDASWLTYARQIKANAKQMEISFKNNNFDLVSGGTDNHLLLIDLRNIGITGKEAQNLLDEVYITTNKNTIPGEELSPNITSGLRIGTAAVTTRGMKESEMETIVNLIKKTLKKEDTVENIRKEVVNLTNRFPIYGEKI; this comes from the coding sequence ATGAATTATTCAGAAATAGAAAAGTTCGATTCAGAAGTTTATCATGCCTTGACAAAAGAGCTTGAAAGACAAGAAAGAAATATTGAACTCATAGCATCTGAAAATTATGTGTCAAAAGCAATATTAGAAGCTGATGGGAGTATCCTAACAAATAAGTACGCTGAAGGACTTCCGGGAAGAAGATATTACGGTGGATGTGAGAACATTGATATCATAGAGCAATTAGCTATAGATAGGGCTAAGGCCCTATTTGGAGCTGATCATGTTAATGTCCAAGCTCACTCAGGTTCAGATGCAAATTCTGCGGCTTATTTTGCCCTCTTAGAAGATGGGGATAAGGTACTTTCCATGAACTTAAATGAAGGTGGCCACCTATCACATGGTTCTAAGGTCAACCATTCGGGAAAAAGATATAACTTCTATCACTATGGTGTTGATCTAGATACTGGATGTATAGACTACGAGCAAGTTTTAGAGCTTGCCAGAGATATTAAGCCAAAACTTATAGTTTGTGGGGCAAGCGCTTATCCTAGAGAAATAGATTTTAAGAAGTTTAAAGAAATAGCTGACGAAGTCGGTGCCCTTCTTATGGCAGATATTGCTCATATTGCAGGCCTTGTCGTTTGTGGTGAGCACATGAGTCCTGTTGATTACTGTGATGTAGTTACAACTACCACCCACAAAACACTAAGGGGGCCTAGGTCAGGTATTATTCTTTGCAAGGAAAAATGGGCCAAAAAAATAGACAAGGCAGTATTTCCTGGTCTTCAAGGAGGGCCATTAGAACATATTATAGCAGCAAAGGCTATTGGATTTAAGCAAAATCTAGATGCGAGTTGGCTAACTTATGCCAGACAGATAAAGGCGAATGCTAAACAAATGGAAATATCCTTTAAGAATAATAACTTTGACTTAGTTTCTGGAGGAACCGATAACCATCTATTACTCATAGATTTAAGAAATATTGGAATAACTGGAAAAGAAGCTCAAAACTTACTTGATGAAGTCTATATTACAACTAACAAAAATACTATTCCTGGCGAAGAACTATCCCCAAATATAACAAGTGGATTAAGGATAGGAACTGCTGCAGTTACTACGAGGGGAATGAAGGAAAGTGAAATGGAAACTATAGTTAACTTGATTAAGAAGACTTTGAAGAAAGAAGATACTGTGGAAAATATTAGAAAGGAAGTTGTAAATCTTACTAATAGATTCCCGATATATGGAGAAAAAATATGA
- the der gene encoding ribosome biogenesis GTPase Der: MKMPIVTLVGRTNVGKSTLFNRLVGKRKSITEDISGVTRDRIVDKVEWQNKEFLLVDTGGLDISNKEVMNTEIKAQVEKALIETNLILFVVDGKEGVNPYDVDIANEIRKYNKPVIIVANKLDSFKIPDDIYDFYQFGFDDMSMISAEQSKGLGDLLDKIVSFIDFSSFDQIEDETRIAIIGKPNAGKSSLVNLLLNEERMIVTDIAGTTRDAVDSYWQYNDHNYVLIDTAGLRRKSKVKENVEYYANQRTFDAVDSSEICLFLIDANVGVTEQDAKIAGYAHNQKKAIIIAVNKWDLVDKETNTMRNLEKDIRDTLSFAPYAPIVFISVLENKRIDRLLDLFEVVSNNYHTRIKTGVLNNILQDAILLNPPPQDKGKRLKIYYMSQVSTAPPKFMLSINDRDLVHFSYTRYLENQIRQNYSLVGVPFSFVFKQKGEQK; encoded by the coding sequence ATGAAAATGCCGATAGTAACTCTTGTGGGAAGGACGAACGTAGGAAAGAGTACCTTGTTCAACAGACTTGTAGGCAAGAGAAAATCAATAACTGAAGACATTTCTGGAGTTACAAGGGATAGGATTGTAGATAAGGTTGAGTGGCAAAACAAGGAGTTTTTGCTAGTAGATACCGGAGGTCTTGATATATCTAACAAAGAAGTAATGAATACTGAGATCAAAGCCCAAGTAGAAAAGGCCCTAATAGAGACAAATCTTATTCTTTTTGTTGTGGATGGCAAGGAGGGAGTCAATCCTTACGATGTCGACATAGCAAACGAAATTAGAAAGTATAATAAACCAGTTATTATAGTTGCAAATAAGCTAGACTCATTCAAAATTCCTGATGATATATATGACTTTTACCAATTTGGTTTTGATGATATGTCAATGATATCTGCTGAGCAAAGCAAGGGCTTGGGAGATTTATTAGATAAGATAGTTTCTTTCATCGACTTTTCTTCATTTGATCAGATAGAAGATGAAACAAGAATTGCTATTATTGGAAAACCAAATGCAGGAAAATCATCTCTGGTCAATCTCCTATTAAACGAAGAGAGAATGATAGTTACAGATATTGCAGGTACAACAAGGGATGCCGTAGATAGCTACTGGCAATACAATGACCACAATTATGTTTTGATTGATACAGCAGGACTTAGGAGAAAATCCAAAGTTAAGGAAAATGTAGAATACTATGCTAATCAAAGGACCTTTGATGCTGTCGATAGTTCAGAGATATGCTTATTCCTCATTGATGCAAATGTTGGAGTTACCGAGCAAGATGCAAAAATTGCAGGATATGCTCACAATCAAAAAAAGGCCATAATAATAGCTGTCAATAAGTGGGATCTAGTAGATAAAGAAACAAATACAATGAGAAATTTGGAAAAGGATATTAGAGATACACTCTCTTTTGCTCCTTATGCTCCAATAGTCTTTATTTCAGTCCTAGAAAATAAAAGAATTGATAGATTATTAGACTTATTTGAAGTTGTATCTAATAATTACCATACAAGAATTAAAACTGGTGTGTTAAATAATATTTTACAAGATGCTATATTACTTAACCCACCACCACAAGATAAGGGTAAGAGGCTTAAGATATACTATATGTCACAGGTATCTACTGCACCTCCTAAGTTTATGCTTTCAATAAACGATAGGGACCTTGTTCACTTCTCATATACTAGATACCTAGAAAACCAAATCAGACAAAATTACAGCCTTGTAGGAGTGCCATTCAGTTTTGTTTTCAAACAAAAAGGTGAACAAAAATGA
- the aspS gene encoding aspartate--tRNA ligase has protein sequence MEFKRTNMCGDLRIENVGDSVVLMGWVAKKRNLGSLVFIDLRDKTGITQIVVREDDKDNYEKARSITQEYVIEVKGRVNERESKNPDIATGDIEIIADKINILDKAKTPPIYIKDDDDVSENLRLKYRYLDLRKPSVQRNLKLRSDIVRTMREYMYNNDFTEVETPFLTKPTPEGARDYLVPSRINEGKFYALPQSPQLLKQILMIGSLDRYFQVVKCFRDEDLRANRQPEFTQLDLEMSFSDQDDVIAMNEGLLKELFDKYTDYDLKLPIDRMDYSEAITSYGSDKPDLRYGYKITDVSSVFENSDFKVFADNTSDGRSVRAINFKNIADNYSRKQLDKLTDFVKDYGLKGLSYIKYSEDIQSSIKKFLTDDVIAGLKDKLEMEDGDLILIGADKNKTVLEAMGALRRKVAKDNDLIEKEYALCWVVNFPMFEYSEEEDRYVSQHHPFTMPNEEDIDLLLTEPEKVRTQAYDIVINGDEMGGGSVRINNSDLQEKVFEALKLSDEDIKNKFGFFIEALQYGTPPHAGLAYGLDRLVMLFAKTDNIKDIIAFPKTQSATCPLTEAPSLVDEKALEELNIKLR, from the coding sequence ATGGAATTTAAAAGAACAAATATGTGTGGTGACCTAAGAATCGAAAATGTTGGAGATTCTGTAGTTTTGATGGGCTGGGTTGCAAAGAAAAGGAACTTAGGATCCCTAGTTTTTATTGACCTAAGAGATAAAACAGGGATCACTCAAATTGTAGTAAGAGAAGACGATAAGGACAATTATGAAAAGGCGAGATCTATAACTCAAGAATACGTCATAGAAGTTAAAGGAAGGGTAAACGAAAGAGAATCTAAAAATCCTGATATAGCTACAGGCGATATCGAGATAATAGCAGATAAAATAAATATTTTAGATAAGGCTAAGACACCTCCTATATATATAAAAGACGATGATGATGTTAGTGAAAATTTAAGATTAAAATACAGATACTTAGATTTGAGAAAACCATCTGTTCAAAGAAATTTAAAGTTAAGAAGTGATATAGTTAGGACAATGAGGGAGTATATGTATAATAACGACTTTACTGAAGTAGAAACTCCATTCCTAACTAAGCCAACCCCAGAAGGAGCAAGGGACTATCTTGTACCTTCAAGAATAAATGAAGGAAAGTTCTACGCTCTTCCTCAATCGCCACAACTTCTAAAGCAGATCCTAATGATTGGTTCTTTGGATAGATATTTCCAAGTTGTTAAATGCTTTAGGGACGAAGACTTAAGAGCTAACAGACAACCTGAGTTTACTCAACTTGACCTTGAGATGAGTTTTTCTGATCAAGATGACGTTATAGCGATGAACGAAGGCCTATTGAAGGAATTGTTTGACAAATACACTGACTATGACCTAAAACTTCCTATTGATAGGATGGATTATTCAGAAGCTATTACATCTTACGGATCTGATAAACCAGACTTAAGATACGGCTATAAGATTACAGATGTAAGCAGTGTGTTTGAAAACAGCGATTTTAAGGTTTTTGCTGATAATACAAGTGATGGCAGATCTGTAAGAGCAATTAACTTCAAGAATATTGCAGATAATTATTCAAGAAAACAATTAGATAAATTAACAGATTTTGTTAAAGATTACGGCTTAAAGGGCTTATCCTATATCAAATACTCAGAAGATATCCAATCATCAATAAAGAAATTCTTAACAGATGATGTAATTGCTGGGCTAAAAGATAAGCTTGAAATGGAAGATGGAGATTTAATTTTAATTGGAGCAGACAAGAACAAGACTGTTCTTGAAGCTATGGGAGCTCTTAGAAGAAAAGTAGCAAAAGATAATGATCTAATTGAAAAAGAATACGCTCTTTGCTGGGTTGTGAACTTCCCAATGTTCGAATATAGCGAAGAAGAAGATAGATACGTTTCCCAACACCATCCATTCACCATGCCAAATGAAGAGGATATAGACTTGCTATTAACTGAACCAGAAAAAGTAAGAACACAAGCTTACGACATAGTTATAAATGGAGATGAGATGGGAGGAGGATCTGTAAGAATTAACAATTCTGACCTCCAAGAAAAAGTATTTGAGGCGCTTAAGTTAAGTGATGAAGATATAAAGAACAAATTTGGATTCTTCATCGAAGCTCTTCAATATGGAACACCTCCACATGCAGGGCTTGCTTATGGTCTTGATAGGCTAGTAATGCTTTTCGCAAAAACAGATAACATAAAGGATATAATTGCTTTCCCTAAGACACAATCTGCTACATGTCCATTGACAGAGGCACCAAGCCTTGTTGATGAGAAAGCTTTAGAAGAACTCAATATAAAATTAAGGTAG